The Macadamia integrifolia cultivar HAES 741 chromosome 4, SCU_Mint_v3, whole genome shotgun sequence genome contains the following window.
CCAGAAAAtaacaagtgaaaaaaaaaaaagagaagaataggaAGACAGGGTGcaattattgtaattttttggTGACTATCTTCCACTCTGATCATCTACCTATTTCAGAAATACTAATTTCTGTTTAAGCTTATTACTGTTCATCTTATTTGAACAGATTTGAGGCTAATCCACTGATAGGGTATAAATTTACAAGCTCTTTCAAGTTTTATTCGGAGTTTATAATTTACTCGTTTGTTTATCCCTGTTGAAGTATGACTAGATTATTATACACCATTAAGAAGCActgattgaaaaaataaaataggataTGTTGCTTTGACACACAATGGCTTCATTAAATCACAGCCTACCAGGCAAGGCCACGTGTGTAGGACCTCCATAGCCACTACTTCCCCTACATTTCctcctttttattattactaTAATTATGTTTCCAAAGGCAGCAATTCCCAAAATCCCCTCCAAAACCAGTTATTTAACcattccttttatcttatcaGCAGCTACCAAGAAACACAAACACAGCAAAGAGGGGTGGAAGGAAAGAGACATAAGGGGCAGTATAGTTTGGTGCTGGTTCTTAGTCTCTTGTGGTGTAGTATCTTACAATCATTCATTTGCTTTTCTGCTTTAGATGTGGATGTTAGCTTTTCAATACAGTTAATAGGATAAGAGGTTGCCACTCCCATCCATTCATGGTCATCACTGACTGAAGAATCTTTAGTTTGGGTATCGATTCATTTGAGGAGTGAGGAGGTCAGGGGCAGTAGCTAGAGCTGCCCACATTGACTAGCTCGAGATTAAATTTGAACATTGATCTTCATCACGCTTTTGTATTAAAGATGTTGCTGAAAAGTTGTGATCCTAATGACAGAGAAGGTAGTATGAAGCTTGTGGAGGACCTGACCATGAATGCCAACCAAGTACAGAAACAGATACTACATGAAATACTAACACAAAATGCAGATACAGAGTATCTAAGGGGCTTTCTCGGCAGTGGTGACAGCTTCCATAGGGAGCTCTTCAAAAAGAGGGTTCCCATTGTGAACTATGATGATATCAAGCCATATATTGAGCGAATTGCCAACGGAGAGCCATCACAGATCATTTCAGCTCAACCCATTTCTGAGCTTCTAACTAGGTACCAACCTTTCTCTTTGATAAATTTTAATAGCcggcttttttttcttatctttttatttctcaaaatttcCGTCCAATCCATCTCAAAGCTCTCTATCATTTGTACAGCTCGGGGACTTCAGGAGGACAGCCAAAGTTAATGCCATCAACCGCAGAAGACTTGGATAGAAAAACATTCTTGTACAACCTCCTTGTTCCTGTTATGAACCAGTGAGatgtttatttcttttcttctttaccaTTCCTTTATGTTTTGAGACCACCAATGTAACAGTGAACCTTGGTAGAGAGGGTCTGCAACCTTCTCCTTTCTTGTACTTATTGGTAAAACttcaattttgagtattttagGTATATGGATGGCCTGGACCAAGGAAAAGGGATGTATCTCCTGTTTATAAAACCAGAAATTAAGACCCCCTCTGGTTTAATGGCGAGACCGGTACTAACCAGCTACTATAAGAGCAGTAACTTCAGAAACCGGCCTTTCAACAGGTTTAATGTGTACACAAGCCCGGATGAGACCATCTTGTGTCCAGACAACCagcagagcatgtactgccaacTGCTCTGTGGTTTGATCCAGAGAGAGGAGGTGCTTAGGGTGGGGGCAGTCTTTGCTTCTGCATTACTAAGAGCAATCAAATTCATAGAAGATAACTGGCAAGAGCTATGCTCCAACATAAGGACGGGCCATGTCAGTGACTGGATAACAGATTCCATTTGCAGAAACGCAGTACTAAACATCCTCAGGCAACACAATCCAGAGTTGGCCGATTTGATCGAGTCTGAATGCAAGGCCAAATCTTGGGAAGGGATCATCAAGAGGCTGTGGCCGAGAACAAAGTATGTTGATGTTATAGTAACAGGGTCGATGGCTCAATACGTCTCCACCCTTGATTTTTACAGTGGTGGGCTGCCTCTGGTCTCAACGATGTATGCTTCATCAGAATGCTACTTTGGTATCAATCTCAATCCTCTAAGTGAACCATCAAATGTCTCCTATACACTCCTACCCAACATGGCCTACTTTGAGTTCCTTCCTGTCAACAAAAAGCATGGAGAAGAGGGTGAACGAGACACATGTGATGTGTCCTCAGAGATGAATTGCTCGAAAAAGGAGGACAAGGAGGTAGGGGAAGAAAAGGGTGAAGCTGTCGATCTTATACAAGTGGAGCCCGGTCACTATTATGAACTCATTGTCACCACTTTCTCAGGTGAATCTTTTTCCTCTCCAGATCTGTCCCATATGACATGCCCAGTTGCCCACCCATATCTATTttaaggtctttttttttttttttggttctcattTTTTGGGTGGTGGTGTATTATGGACAACAATCAAGCACCTTCCAGTCACTGTTTCCACACCCATCACCATTGATCATTAATCTTAAAATAGTAGTAGTAGATAGAACATTAGCATTTTCACTTGTACAGCTGGGTTAATCTGAACTTAAACTGGCTCAAATCTCATTTCTTGTACTGGTAGCCTATAGTACCCGAAAAATGGATTAGGAATCAGGTTTCACCCACGAGATTCATATAATTGTTTTATGTACTCTGTCCTCTCCTCTGTTGTTCTCTGTAATTGTTGCAGGGCTATACAGGTACAGAGTGGGAGACATTCTAATGGTGACAGGATTCCACAACAATGCCCCACAGTTCCGATTCGTACACAGACAGAATGTGGTGCTAAGCATCGACACTGACAAGACCAACGAAGACGACCTGTTGATGGCAGTAACAGAAGCGAAGCAACTCCTCGACCCACTGGGCTTTCTCCTCACCGAGTACACCAGCTACGCAGACACATCGTCAATCCCAGGTCACTATGTGCTCTTCTGGGAGCTCAAATCCAGGAGAGGGAACCCGGATCAGAAACTTCCAGAGATGGACAGGAACGTGATGGAAGAATGTTGCTATACAGTGGAACAGTCGCTAGATTACGTATACAGGAGGTGTAGGAGCAAAGACAAGTCGATTGGGGCGTTGGAGATAAGGGTGGTGAGGCAGGGCACGTTCGATGCGCTCATGGATTTCTGCGTTTCTCAGGGTTCTTCTGTAAATCAATACAAGACGCCCAGGTGTGTGAAGTCCGGCGAAGCAATCGAGATTTTGGATTCTAGAGTGGTTGGTAGATTTATGACTAAGAGAATCCCTTTCTGGGAACCTTACGGAATAGACACAATAAGCTAATTGACGTAAGCCCACAAACTTATGGGCCTTGCATTAATGTTACCTTCTGTTTCAAGGTCTAACTTAAATAAAAAGCTGAATTGAGGGGGCCCAAGCCCATATTTGAACATGTACTATTCTGATCCGCCTATACGGTTTTGCCTTCCATTTTTAtaatcaataaaatttcaaatatcaaCATTAGCTGCAAACTGGAGGGTAACCCCTAATCTCACAGACTTTGATGCCAAATCATGGGCATACTTTGAAGCTCAAATCAAGGACTTTCCTTCCTACTTTTGTAATCCGATTCGATGTCATTTAGATCACGTTAAGAAGAAAATCTGTGAAAATGGCAGATTGAGGCTCAAACGACAAGGGACCTCTGCTATGGGCCTTCCCATCTCTATTTGCTTTCACCATAGTTTCTAGCGAACGGAGCGAAGAACCATACCAAAGACCTAATAAGATCCGAGTTAGAAAAGATTATTAGATCGACGACTAATCTGATaccattttttaaaaccattGTCAGGTTTATTTTGAAACTATCATAACCTTGCTTAAGGTCTTTAACTGTGTCCAAATGGTTTGGgagaattggggattgtgtggagaGATGTATTGCAATAAAACTTTTAAGAAGGATAAAAAGAGAAATACTTTGTATTTAAAGGGAAAAGTATTTAATATAGGATGTAACTACTAAAAATTCGTCtttttggtgtgtttttttaatGACTGAACAAGTCCAActaaaatcaatttctctattttcttcatTTAGTTCCAGATTTCGTGGCTTTATCCAATTATCTCTATCATTATAAGCTCCCATTATAAGCTTGTTATTCTTAATAAATTTCTAATTCCTTTtacaagtaaaagaaaaaaaaatgatatataaatataaatagggACCAAGGTTCATTAATAGGGCAGGTCAAGAGAAAATGCATGTCacaaggagaaagagaggagggtTCGGCGTACCCTCTGCTGCCAGCTCTGAGAACCTTCTCCGCTCCACACACTACATCTTCACTCTTATCATTAATAAAGAAGTAATACTcttagctatatatatatatatatatatataattaattaaccATCACTGACCTGAAATTAATTAGCAGTTAAGGTCTTACATATAATCAAAATATTAATGAGATAAGATTGCttgcaaaaaagaaaaggaaaatgagagggGGGTTCTTTTAGCAAGTGGCATAAAGGAGCGCAACAATGAGATTGAACAAAATAATATTATACATAGGAGAGTAATGAGATCATTTCACATGAAGAGTAAAAAGATAGACTGAGAGGTGCTAGTGCACCCTCCCTTGGCGGCTCAAGCCTCATAGAACCATTTTCAAATATTAATCAAGGGAAAACGTCTCTCTAAGTTGTCTACATGGATTACGACAGCAACtattgtctctttttttttttttttttaatcctctgGGAGACTAGTACAACAACCCACCTCCATGATTTCTATTTAAATCGCAGATGTATAAATgaggaatcgaacctgagactcTGCGCCTAATCCACATAATCCCTAGTTTGTCCtaaccatctaggcaacccacgggtggggacagaataaataagaaaacacacacacactcacataaTGTGTACCATAGGATTCAATCCCACAACCTCTCACACAATACGTACCATAGGCTTCAATCCCACGATCTCCTCCCTTGGGTGGCaactccacaagccgaagctatcaccattcaccactaggctatttCTTCCACTCCGTGCTCTATTGATGTCCCCCCTACATCTTCACTAttatcattaataaaaaaagtaaTACTCTTAACATTATATAGATTATATAAGttatatattaataaataatcaattaaccATTGTTGACCTGAAATTAATGAGCAGTTAAGGTGTTACATATAATCAAAATATTAATGAGAAAAGGAtgtttagaaagaaaaagaaaaaaaaagatgagagcGGATTCTTTTGACAAGTGGCTTAAAGGGGCGCACTAATAAGATGCAACAAAATAATATAATTCATAAAAGAGTAATTACGGGGAGAGGAAAAAGATAGACTCAGAGgtactaagggcccgtttggtatcgttctaaaaaaacgtttatggagtttttttgttctattggaacgaaaaaacagaatcttctgtttggtgcacttatggtccgtttctgtttttttggaacaaaaagtgaaaaaaaaaactgaaaaaacgagatttgacggaactccattttggagttctgtcttcccagtttcgttccattttacaNNNNNNNNNNNNNNNNNNNNaaaaaaaaaaaaaaaattcccgataaaaatatgaaattttaaaacaccattttttcgtttaaaaactgcgttttgacacagaaactaaaattttcgtttttgaaacgaaacgacgtttctggaacagaaacgataccaaacaggccctaagtgTTCCCTCCCCTGATGGCTCAAGTCTCAAAGAACCATTTTCAAATATTAATTAAGGGAAAAGTCTCTTTGAGTTGTCTACATGGATAACGGCAgcagcctctctctctctctcgttaatTAAATAGAATGGTTAAATTACCCTAGGGCTTTTAAAAGAAATTGTCTTTCAACTTCACCAAcaactttccaaaaaaaaaacgaagaagaaaaaaaccctcACCAACTATTTAGGAAATAGTTTCcgaaagagagaggaaagaataaaaagaaaagaaaagaaaaacaagcacCAACAAGGCAACAACAACCCAAAACCCACTCACCCACGCACTAATTTGGCAGCTTCTCATGCACTTCCACATCAAAACATTGGAATGGGTTAATTATGAAGAGAGTATGGGCTGAACTTTTAAAGCCCAATAATATTTTCTTACCCTCAAGCAATAACACAATCAAGATCTCTCAATGTATGCCTTTGTAAGAAGGAAGATGAAGGAATGAGTTCCCCATAAACCAAACCAATGTCGTTGATAAAAGGATCAGTTTTCCTTACCTATGAAAATACCGGGTCCAAATTGCAATAAAGCCTATGATGGGTCAGCTACTTAATAGTTGTGGCTTACGGGGGCATCTCTGGGCCTATGTGGCCCTAGTCCCTAGATTAGAAAATGGGCTTTTAGCCTAAATTCCCAATCATAAAGAAAGGAACATGGCCTGCCTTAGAGATTCTTCTTCGGGCTCTCTACTCTCTAATGGACTTCCCATTTTTTACAATACAAAAACCCCATTTGTGAGATGCTTCCTCTACCCTTTTGTATTGAGATGATGAGCCTTCAGTTGTCGTGGAGGGGTTAGGGTGCTGGGTGCTGGGTGCTGAGTGCTGAGTGCTGAGTGCTGGTGATTTGGTGAGGCCCACTATATTCTTTTTCCGCTCCCCAACCACATGGATTTGTCCCACCCCATGCGCCTTTTGCAATCCCCTCCATAACTTGGTTTTAAAAACAAGAATCGAGGATCCCGATCAGAATCAGTCAGGATTGATTTAGATTCACGGAAATCGGTTAAAATATCCTTGAATTATAAATCAACTTAATCTAGATTGGCCTCAATCAATTTTGATTAGCATGAATGACtgatccaatttgatttttcGAACGTGATCCTTTCACTTCCACATAAAATCTCTTAGATAAGTGAGTTTGGATCCTCAATGGCACCACATGGTGTCTGACGTGCATCAAACTCCTAGAAACGTCTTGAATTGCATGCAACTGTCTTGGGCTTTGTGTCAAGACCtttatgaccattggatgcaGGTCGGACACTATGTTACAGTCACAGAGGAGTTGAATCCTATGATAGTAGGTGTGCCAAAAGTTGACACGAATCAACAAGTTCTGTTGATTAAAGCCTGAAATTGATTATTAAACAGTTTATAGTTAGGCCTAGACCAAATACTATTCGTCAATCACTTTTTTTTCGTAGAATATTATTCATCATTCACGGTTCTGATTAATATGTTTATGACATCTTTGTAGTTTTATTAACCTGATTAATTCGTTTAAAGATGGATTAATTTAACTTAATTAGACATCAGTGTTTGTAAACGTATTTATACCTAACCTCTAAAATTTGATTGatgtttcaccaaaaaaaaaaaaaaatgattgatatTATAATACTCTAAGACCTTAAATTTTGATGAGAACATGTTCTAAAATCAATCAGGTGCTTGGTTGACAACATTGCGATGAGTGCTTCTCTATAAATTTATGTTTCACTGGTTTTGTTTAAATAAACAGAGGAACCCatagggcaaaaaaaaaaataaaacccaaacgCTCGAAAGCAAAAGGCAAAAGGAGGTGGCCGTTTCATTTCTTTaattcccctcccccccctttcttcttcgtcacatctttctctccccccctccctccATTACCTGACTGGATGATTCCATTTCCTGAGGAACAAGGAAGTAGAAACAATGTCAACATAGCTGGATGGTGTCTGGTGGGGACTCTGAATGGTTATAAGAGAAACCCCACCTTCTCTCACATACTTTCTCCATCTTCCCTGAATTTTATTCATCTTTGTTAGTCTCTTACAGTGCTCAAGATGCCCTGGGTAAGCCACcgttgaaaataaaaataatcctAACTCAAAGCCCCTTACAACTGCTTTTTTACAGATCACAAATTCGAAAAGCATTTATATTTTCCAGTTCCAGTCCTACATTCCATTAATCCTATCCCCTTCTTCTCCACCTTGTTCTAGTTAATACATCACTCTCTCTCAAATATGGGTTCTTGTTTACCTTCTTAATTCTGGTCTGgtttaaataatttattttcttgatattcTTTCAAAGTTCTTATTATATCCATCttcagtttcatttttttcccccctaCTATTGCTTTCATGAGCCAAGCTAAGATTCCATTTCCCCCTCAGTTCTGTtgaattgatttgttttttctttttttttttttNNNNNNNNNNNNNNNNNNNNGGGGGGTGTTGTGGGGGGTTGGTAAGGGTGGTAAACCGTGATTGTCTGTGTCGGCGCGAGGTCATTGTCTATCGACATTGTCGCTATTCGACGATGATACACAGAAGGCATTACAGTTAAATTATTCAAGTACAATGGAGTTACTTATGGAACAAGCGGGTTAGTTACGGAATCAAAGTAGCAACCCCAAGAAGTAGTTGGAGGATCGATTTCGAGCAGGCAACAATTGGAAGTTCATGCCTGGTCCTAATAACTAATCGCTAATCAGTAGTAGTGGGCCAGTGGCAGTCGGTGTGCTTCTTCTGTTCATGCTCTCACCCTCCAGGCCTCCACCCATTCTCTTAATCTGGCTATTATTTGGTTTCTCGATTCGCCCCAGGCTATTCAACGAGGGAATGTGGATCAATTCTGATATTGTTCATGATGCCATTTGGAAAACTAACTAAATCGTCCGCAGCGAATGAAGAAGAGCTTCTTCAAGTTTGCTTTATCTCCTTTGCATTGGAAGAGATTGCAGGTATCAACTTTTGAATGTGGACTTGAAGAATTCATATGATGTTCGAGTTTCTTTTGGACCCTGCTACTGTCATTCTTTgatcatttattaaatatttaagAGCATATCGATATGGAACAATTCGCAAAATTATCTTTTTAAACTTACTTTCTT
Protein-coding sequences here:
- the LOC122075356 gene encoding indole-3-acetic acid-amido synthetase GH3.17-like isoform X1: MLLKSCDPNDREGSMKLVEDLTMNANQVQKQILHEILTQNADTEYLRGFLGSGDSFHRELFKKRVPIVNYDDIKPYIERIANGEPSQIISAQPISELLTSSGTSGGQPKLMPSTAEDLDRKTFLYNLLVPVMNQYMDGLDQGKGMYLLFIKPEIKTPSGLMARPVLTSYYKSSNFRNRPFNRFNVYTSPDETILCPDNQQSMYCQLLCGLIQREEVLRVGAVFASALLRAIKFIEDNWQELCSNIRTGHVSDWITDSICRNAVLNILRQHNPELADLIESECKAKSWEGIIKRLWPRTKYVDVIVTGSMAQYVSTLDFYSGGLPLVSTMYASSECYFGINLNPLSEPSNVSYTLLPNMAYFEFLPVNKKHGEEGERDTCDVSSEMNCSKKEDKEVGEEKGEAVDLIQVEPGHYYELIVTTFSGLYRYRVGDILMVTGFHNNAPQFRFVHRQNVVLSIDTDKTNEDDLLMAVTEAKQLLDPLGFLLTEYTSYADTSSIPGHYVLFWELKSRRGNPDQKLPEMDRNVMEECCYTVEQSLDYVYRRCRSKDKSIGALEIRVVRQGTFDALMDFCVSQGSSVNQYKTPRCVKSGEAIEILDSRVVGRFMTKRIPFWEPYGIDTIS
- the LOC122075356 gene encoding indole-3-acetic acid-amido synthetase GH3.17-like isoform X2, producing the protein MLLKSCDPNDREGSMKLVEDLTMNANQVQKQILHEILTQNADTEYLRGFLGSGDSFHRELFKKRVPIVNYDDIKPYIERIANGEPSQIISAQPISELLTSSGTSGGQPKLMPSTAEDLDRKTFLYNLLVPVMNQFNVYTSPDETILCPDNQQSMYCQLLCGLIQREEVLRVGAVFASALLRAIKFIEDNWQELCSNIRTGHVSDWITDSICRNAVLNILRQHNPELADLIESECKAKSWEGIIKRLWPRTKYVDVIVTGSMAQYVSTLDFYSGGLPLVSTMYASSECYFGINLNPLSEPSNVSYTLLPNMAYFEFLPVNKKHGEEGERDTCDVSSEMNCSKKEDKEVGEEKGEAVDLIQVEPGHYYELIVTTFSGLYRYRVGDILMVTGFHNNAPQFRFVHRQNVVLSIDTDKTNEDDLLMAVTEAKQLLDPLGFLLTEYTSYADTSSIPGHYVLFWELKSRRGNPDQKLPEMDRNVMEECCYTVEQSLDYVYRRCRSKDKSIGALEIRVVRQGTFDALMDFCVSQGSSVNQYKTPRCVKSGEAIEILDSRVVGRFMTKRIPFWEPYGIDTIS